From the genome of Thiomicrorhabdus indica:
AATGAGCACCGTATTCAATCAAGTTGTTCACGAGAACCTTAAAATCACCAGTGAAGCTCTGCTCGTTGGCATACATTTCCAAAGCCAAACGGTAAATATCTGAATCTTCACCAAAAGCAATATCCTTGGGAATCTTCTGCCCACTTTCGATAAAATCCTTTAACTCTGATAGTTGCACATCAGACTCTAAGGCTTTCATTAGAGCGACACGACTAAGTAAGTTCGGAGAGACTCCTGTTCGCTGTTTAATTACGGAAAATTTATTTGTAACACTTCTAGATAACGTGATTTCATTCGGAAGATTAATCATGCTGTCGCTCTCCAAAAATACCCTTCTGAGACAATGCTAGAACCATTTGTTGAATCATATTGAATCTCATAAGAATGAGAAATACTTGGCTCTAAATCGGCAAAGAAAGCTTCATCTACTTCGGTATCAGTAGACAAAATAATGACCTGCTCATTCACTTTAGGAAAGAATTCATTGACGATCTTTGCGCGATGCTTCGAATCCAAACGCCCTAAAGGCGTATCAATAATGAATGGCAGTTTTCGTCCCGAAGCTTTACCTAAAGATTCCAAAATAGCGAGCGCATAAATTTGTTTTTCACCTGCCGACAATCGATTTTTATCAATCTCAAAGCCTTTGCTTGATACTAACTTTGTACTGAAGTTTGTAGGATCAATCACTATGCCCATTTGCATATCTTCCTTGCGAGCCATGC
Proteins encoded in this window:
- a CDS encoding DndE family protein — encoded protein: MINLPNEITLSRSVTNKFSVIKQRTGVSPNLLSRVALMKALESDVQLSELKDFIESGQKIPKDIAFGEDSDIYRLALEMYANEQSFTGDFKVLVNNLIEYGAHSIPQVKAISDFAKLP